The following are encoded in a window of Spea bombifrons isolate aSpeBom1 chromosome 2, aSpeBom1.2.pri, whole genome shotgun sequence genomic DNA:
- the SPATA22 gene encoding spermatogenesis-associated protein 22 produces the protein MKRSFPSHPTAATGCLPVPIFNQKKRNRQPLTSLPQINEPAPSCFHHDPEGFDFSAVSTEARNPKPVNPEKKIDTSLQVLQPMRYSLVHQQYKSNTTGCRAVVLFVFFKYFTHQMYRPAGNKQNSLPGEVNLHQGVRREVFPETKAFYGEMQHLESVKERHALKLHSETKTSGQLHSATNKGTALSRARDQALYSFKSSPKPSKDNTFADMPEEEMVQSVPFYQLTFKEKENSLRIIPATIESMKHWSEYTDRIPLLFEVLATLDSAVTCGEHGSKMFLLRDGKSHVPCVFYEIDRELPRLIRGRVHRAVGNYDKKRTVLKCVSVRPASAAEQQTFKQFITAADKEMERYVRSINEI, from the exons ATGAAGAGGAGCTTCCCTTCACATCCCACAGCCGCCACAG GTTGCCTTCCTGTACCGATCTTCAACCAGAAGAAAAGAAATAGACAACCACTGACATCCCTGCCGCAGATAAATGAACCCGCTCCCAGCTGTTTCCATCATGACCCAGAAGGCTTTGATTTCTCTGCTGTATCCACGG AAGCCAGAAACCCTAAACCAGTTAACCCTGAGAAAAAAATAGACACAAG CTTGCAGGTTCTTCAGCCTATGCGATATTCTTTGGTTCATCAACAGTATAAATCCAACACAACCGGCTGTAGAGCAGT AGTATTGTTTGTGTTCttcaaatattttactcatcaaaTGTACAGGCCCGCAGGAAATAAACAGAATTCCCTACCTGGAGAAGTAAACTTGCACCAGGGTGTAAGGAGAGAAGTGTTTCCTGAAACTAAAGCTTTCTATGGAGAAATGCAGCATTTAGAAAGTGTAAAAGAACGCCATGCTTTAAAACTTCACTCTGAAACAAAGACATCAGGACAGTTACATTCAGCAACAAATAAGGGAACTGCATTGTCAAGAGCAAGGGATCAAGCATTATATTCCTTTAAAAGCTCTCCCAAGCCAAGTAAAGACAATACATTTGCTGATATGCCTGAGGAGGAAATGGTTCAG TCTGTTCCGTTTTATCAGCTGACTttcaaagaaaaggaaaattctTTACGTATAATACCGGCAACTATCGAGAGCATGAAACATTGGAGTGAATACACAGACAGGATACCTTTATTATTTGAAGTGTTGG cTACACTTGATTCTGCTGTTACATGCGGTGAACACGGATCGAAAATGTTCCTGTTACGAGATGGCAAGAGTCACGTGCCTTGTGTTTTCTATGAAATA GACAGAGAATTACCGAGGCTAATCAGAGGTCGCGTTCACAGGGCTGTGGGTAATTatgacaaaaaaagaacagttCTGAAATGTGTTTCTGTAAGACCTGCCTCTGCCGCGGAGCAACAAACTTTTAAGCAGTTCATCACCGCTGCTGATAAAGAGATGGAACGATACGTTAGGTCAATAAATGAAATTTag